acattaaaaataaaaaagaagaaagaaagaaaaatttatttatttattagtataaaatttgaacagttaaataagttatttattttatcgatCGAAAGACATTATTAACTTCACAATAAATTGGTATACCAGTGTCATTAATCGTCGTTTGTGAGTGTAGaaagttttttccttttagataatttaaatatgaataataataaaaataatgtcaagTTGCAATGTAAatcatattcataattttattaatatcatttagtaaatttacactcaaatcatataaaaaaaattatataaacctTAATAGTAGTggagaatttatatttttagaatttatataagttaagTTAGTGGAACTTGAGAAGCGTGGAGGTTTAGAAGTGTGGGAGGGGGGGTggagataataaataaatatataaattttattaaattaaatattaaaaaatatgtgaattagcttaaaaaataaaaaagtcaaaGTGATGTTCCcaattaataataaggtaTAGATAagacaacttttttttttttttaaacatactACCCGTTATCACACGTCGTTCTTATGTGCAgacaataaataaactttttatactttaaaatatattaaatataagaataaaatatataaatcagcatatcatatttaaaaaattaaaaataagttaataaaaaaattaatttaagaatattatCAACACAAAAGATTTGGTGTCACGATGTCAGAAACCATTGTTTATGAGCAAATATAAATAGAGcttatagatatatagatgagaataataatttgagtAAGGGTGATTGAAAACTATATAAGggatatttttggtaattaagaaattagttTCGCAGTGTAAGTAACTGTTCTTTGTgagtaaaaaagtaattttttcttttattagcatagatattaatatatttatatatgatgtatcacccaattaattttagggtaaattacaacagacTCTTTTGATGTTCgccataattataaatactcttttgtcgtttgaaaaattataaatatccctctaaaattaatagttgtCCAACAAATAGCCCCTCGTGACAGCCCATTGTAGGAGAGTAATTCTTGTTATGGAAATTGTGTGATTTGTATTTATGATCATATTTCAGAACAATTTCATACAcaaaataacattatataaattattacattacataatataaggaaatgaatgaaataaacttagaaaatagaaaaactacACCGATGGAGAGTCACGACACTTGTCGCTGACCTAAAGTCATGATTGTCTCCCTACGTGCAGGTTTTAACTGTTGACCATGACTCTACGATAAAATCCTATTAGCTTTCTGCAGTGTCTCATCCCATGTGTACGATCACAAGGAGACTAGAAACCAGTCCACAATCACGTTATCAAAACAGTAAAATActtgtgaaaatataaaatgtttcTCAAACTTCTTCTTTATAAATTACCTCAAACGACCTCTTTATATAAATGAAGAATAATgattctattaaaatatattataaattgaaaataaatatgattaagaCAAATCAAAACACCATAAGTGgctcataaaattatattaaaagtcCAACGGTCatataatgatataataaactgacaataaaataaagtcattagtgaaaatcatgaaataattaaatactggaaataatataaataagaaactTTGAAAgcttatttctaatatttgttagacaattattaattataaaatatatttataattatagaaaattttaagaaagttgtttataatttattcttaattttattatttttaagacaTCTATGTCACTAGACGTGGGCACGAATCAATCAGTCTACTATAGATGAtcgaatttttaattaattgaatatttttttatgtattgaGTCCGGACttgaaatgcaaaaaattgcgcttgtttgtaaaatatatctcatttcacatatcgTATCAGCtatcatcattatatttttatctcacgATCAATTACACACTCAACTAATCTTTGTATTTCTCGTCGAAACGAGATGAAAACACAAGCAACCAACTCAGAGTTCATTTTaatataagggataattacatttacaccctcTCACTATtgcccttttatacagacAACCTCTgtcttttgaaatattatagaaaCCATCACTTGCAACCTTTAAAATCCCAAAATGACTCTATTGATCTAGTAAAACTTTAATATGATTCTTCAAGGACATAAATGACCTTAGAGGAGTTTCTGTAATTACCAAAAGGTAGGGAGAGTGtctaaatatatatggggatgaatataatttaatgtttttttattatttatattaatttttaatttaaatttaaattattttattaatctttttttaattaaatctatatataaaagttacaccttttaataattaaaatattaaattattcaattaatatattaaaaaaattaattgctagattatgaatttaaattaaaaattatcaacttttataaattatttaaaattattaaaattaaaaaattatttatatcctctatttttatttttataattaaattttactaaaactaagaaataataactcaaaaaaatatgcactttatataaattatataataattaataaaataaataatttatttattaaagataatttaaattactaagttaatttttaaaaaaaaatttccccTTTTCCCTACCCTACCACCATgcttaaatatatacacatatgtacaatttattaattttagtaaactttagttataaacaaaaatagagaataatttttttaatattaagaatttaaaataatttatagaagtgtaataattttttaatttaaatttataacctagtaactaatttttagtaatatattatttgaataatttaacattacaattattaagagatgtaattttatatagtgatttaataaaaaaattaataaaataatttaaatttaaattaaaaatcgatacaaataataaagcaATATAAGGggtcatattattcatttccataaatattactttgacacctcttctatatttaataattacagaaataccCCTGAGGGCattatattattgtagattaaattaaagttcGATCGGATCAACATAGgcatttttgaattttaaaagcTTTTAGGGGTGGtctctgtaatttttttaaaaaataagatttgtttatataaaagagCAATAAACGAGGggttgtaaatataattacaccttaatataattaaaatttgaaaattttgtggaaAACTAGACTTGTTTGCTCACGTAATAAGCCTTAACTCGCCACGTATTAGTCTCCTTCTCTTGTCAATTTCCAAACCATTTTCTGCCCACAAAAGAAAGTCTTCTCAACTAGAATTTTCCCACCTACTCCAACACCTTTATTAGCACAATCAAAACCTTAAATTTACCAAATCAAAGGAAGGACAAGAATTCAGGGCCTTATCCAAAAGTAGTAAAACTAGGAAAGAGTAGTCGACAGACCAGAAACTTGCAAAAATCTGTCTCCCTTTTACTGAGAAGGAGAAATAATCCCACCCCCCACAGTTTGGGAGGTTTTGATCTTTAGCCGCCATTTCATCCAACTTCCAATATAAATAGAGAGGGGACCCCTTAATTGGAGTGGGACCCTAATGAAAACGCAAGTCCAAAGGTAGAAACCACAGAGAAATGAAATGGAAGACTTCTTGTATTCCAGGCTCTTCCCTTTAAGTCCACCTCAAGGGATTAAAGATTCCCTTTTTGGGGCAGCGTTCTTGGATTCCTGTTTACCCTTTTCTGTTCTTGGTTTCTAAATTGTAAATCTGTGGTTTCTTGGTGAAAAATCTTGTTAGATTTTTGTCTTTATAGTTGTTTTTGAGGTTGTTTTCCTCTTTTTGGGTTCTTGTGTACTGTTGttgttgatgatgattttgTGTATTAGCGACACATTGTTTTCCACAAAATTACGCTCTTTCTTGCATTTCTTGGAGATTCTTGATAtggactttttttttaagtcaCAATTTTATGTTCTTGAGATCACAAATTGTAAATAGCAACTTTGACATTAGTTACACATTTCACTGTTGATTTTCTTCCTCTCTTTGTTTGGTTGTTTCTTGAACTGGACTTGTCACCTGAGGAGTTGACTTTCATAATAAAGACATGAAAGGTTGTCATTTCTTCTTGATCTGGGGTTGTTCTTGTTTGTCTTGTcttcttttttagtttttaattttcttacatcTTGGCTTCAATTTGCTTGCTTGGAGCCTGGGGCTGAAGGAGAGTAGTAGTAGGAGTCTTGATATGTTGGGCTCTGGCATGAATCTTATTACAACTATTATTGGGTTTGCTATGAGTGCAACCttcattgtttttgtttgCACTAGACTCATTTGTAGGAGGCTCCGCCTTATGGAAGCTCAGCAAATGCTAGAAATCGATTCGAGGATTGATCTTGAGCTGGTATGTCCTACGTCTCTGCGGTCCTGGCTTCTCTTCCAACAAGAATTTCTTGCCTTAAAAACAGTTTTGTCTTGTGTTACTTATTTTCCTGTTACTGTGTTTTTAACACATAATGTGCTAATTATCTGAGTTAGGTAGTAGCTGATACTGCTTATTCAGAAACCAGTTAACTTTGTTTGCTAAGGCATCCATTATTGAGTACTATGAGTAAGTAGTTTGATCTTTATGGTCAGCAATTGCTCTTATGACGAACCACACTCGAAACATGACATTTGGGCTGTTGTACAATTTTCGTCATCTATAGTCTTGAATGGTAGGCCTCGGCCCAACAATCCGTAGCAGCGCAAATATCATGGTCCCATGNNNNNNNNNNATTGACCTATGTGATTGGCGTGTGTTGTAACAATTGCTCTTGTGATTGTTGGGATTCTTGGCCTGTGTTGTGTTGTCACATTCAGAGGATTTGAGTTGCATCGTTGCCATTTCCTCTGAAGCAGCTGTCCCGTgttaatagttattttattaagaaatttatacTCTTAATATGCAGAAAGACGTGCCATCAAATGTATCCTTGAAATGAAGTTCTGTCTGGAATATACAATCCATAAAGTTCTATATGCATCATTCTTGCCTTAACTCAAATTATCGTTTAGAGATCGGTGGCTGGATGTCATTTCatctcattttcaaatttggaTCTCTTTGCGGCAGGCAGAAAACCATGCCAATGGTCTCGAACCAGTAGGCATTGCTGCAATTCCCACGATGAAGTTCGATATTGAAGCATTCAGTTCAACAGAAGATGCACAGTGAGTCTACGCTGTCACTATGATTTACTCACTACAGTTAGTTCAGAAGTTGCTGTCAACCTATAGATTTTGATGTATGTTCTCTTGAAATTACAGATGTAGCATATGTTTGGCAGAGTACCAAGAGAAAGAAGTTTTGAGAATCATGCCAAACTGTGGCCATAGTTTCCATTTATCATGCATCGATACATGGCTCAGACGACGGTCTACTTGCCCAGTCTGCCGTCTTTCAGTACAAGACGCTGCTGAAGTGAAACATGTCCGAGCGGCTACTCTGATGGCAGCTCATTTATTTGATAGTTCTGAGACGAcgtttgagcattctcagcaGTGGCTGCTCCCAACTTCTGAACGAGCAGAGGGTAATGGAGCAGACCAAACTCATACAGATTCCATTTCCGTTGTGGTCGACTCCGGAGTTCCTGTAGGAGGAGGATTTAGTCGATCATCATAGAAAGGAGTGTTGGTTCTATGCCTTTTTCATCCCTTGTTTCTGACtttctgtgtttttttttaataataggaTCAAGAATCTAAGGTTTTTTACAAGGGATATAGGCCATTTCTGTATATAGGTTTCTCAGTTGGGCTGTCTTGGCagatttgtttgaatttttgtggtttttAGGGAAGAGTATTGGAAAGGGATATGTCATaattcatatgtatatatgttgctGGAGACTTGTTTTGTTACATGGGAAATGAAATATCATTACATGGCTACTCTTGATTTTGGATGTCtgaattttctcttaaaaggTTGGTTCAACTTAATgaacattaatataattttttttaaaataaaataaatgtagtTTTTATACACGCGGTCTgcatattaattagaatagaattttaaatagaaaattcaattaagaGTCaatgtaagtttttttttcggtaaatgtaattttcattcagtaaaaaaaaagtacaatagTACAATACAACTTGCTTAGTTTAAGCGGTTTCCTCGACATGCCAAGAAATTCGCCATAAGCGGTAAAGCGCACAAGTGCTAATAGCAATAGGTAATTCTACACTAAAAATCCTCTGCTGCACATCTCAAACCATCAGCGCACCCACAGTGCTTGTATCTTtatgtactccatcaaatcGCCTAATGTCGAGCCAGTGTAAGTCGTACTTGAAGCTTATGTAGGATTGACTGCACATTGGAATTTTGgatgaactaaaattttatttatttattttgaaaaaaaagaagagaaaaacaatGTCAATGATGTCTAAATTATCAACAGCTATAACATTTAATGTTGTCTGATTCCTTTTTCTTGGTAAAATCCTTAGCATCACCCTTCAACTTTCAAGTTTAATTGCAGAAGGTGAACCACAATACATACTTGAAGAGGCTAAGGAACAACAGGTACTTATTGTTTTTACCAGGTAtgttatcattttatattggACATGAAATTGATCATGTCGGAATGAGAGTAAAAGAgtaaatttggcataattaagaatactccctcattatttgaaaaattattaatatccccggcttttgatgaaattatgtaatccctGGATGGACGCTtggaattatcaattttgcttcagctgtaaattttttaaaagaattttttttagaaaaaataaaaaaaatcggaCGAGGTGGActgagaaaattttaaaatattacgaaaaatttattcacttagtctataagaaaattttaaataataagtaaaattataattcataattcataaatgacattttgatcagttcaccattaaaaaatgaatgaaaacctaactAACTTGGTGGACGGcagttaaaataatttttgttttttttgataattttacaagggaagaagtatttataattatatcaaattttaaaaaaattattgtaatttaccctaaaaataaACTAGTTATGAGTGTATGACAAATGGTGGGTTGGAGCTTTTTGAAGCAATTATGTTGTAGTAATTGGTACAACCTTAATTCATGGGCCATCAATGAAATTGACAAGTGTGTAAAAAGATTTATCAAATTGGACCCAATATGACCTGCCACCGGAAAATGAGGTCACCGCAAATTGGAGGCCTCAACCAATGGCTATGATTGATACCTGCAAGCACTTTTCCGCACACACCATCAATGTGcttaaatttctcaaaataagactataaaaatatttataaaaattataagtaaattttttatttaactatctcaatatatatatatatgttgaactTATAATAATGAGCAAatggaaaaatagaaaaaataaaagggaaaaaattaaaactataaaataattgtaaaaaataattttaaataattaatactattGATGTGTATCAGATTTTTGGCCACATCAGAAGGGTCGAAGGATCTTTCTTCAAATCTGAAAATTATCTGAGACTAACCCTGTAAAACGGAAGTTAGCACTCTAATGTTTAAGTCAGTAACGGattaaaaaagagataaaagaaaaacttgaattATGGTAAGAATAATGATGAAATATGATATGAGAGTGATAAGTATTCGTGTGGAGTACAAAATGTAAGCTTAGAATAGCTTGAAAATCGAGATAAAACAATGAGAATAGTGAGAGTTTGAATGAGAGGATTGGTGTTACCAAATGACTGTACAAaatctctatttataggcgtgTATAGAGCAAGGTACGGGGGTTGTTGTAGAGTGTCGTACGCCATTGGAAAGTCCTTTGAGTTGTTCATCATCTAGAAAATATCGTTTGTGCTTTGGACTAGATTTAAATGAGATAGGTAACCTGGACTGAACCCTACTCTATCTGCTTAAAAGTTCGGGAGTTGgttatttgtgaatttttcAGCTTATTTATTACCGATTTACTTGAAACCACCTGAATATATTCTAGGGTGATGTGTATAATATGTTGGCAATTCATATGATGTGTTCTCCCAATTGTAGGATGACGTGCCCGATTAAAAATGGGCTTGTACCTTGGGCCTGCCATctcagaaaagaaagagtagGTTTGTGGGCCTTACCGCTCTGTTGGtaacactacaagaaaaggTGGGATTTAGGGCGTGTTCAAGAacgttttttttcttttggtttttggaacggtttgcaGGACAACTAACTTATTTGGAGCGATTTTTTGAACGATTGAAAATCTGTCCTTATAAATGGCGttacaaaaatataggaaCGATTCATGCACGACCATTCCTAATTGGGATGGGAACTGTAACACTATAtgaaaaatcattcctaatattgaatttatcaaaaaaaaattatttttttaattgaaatgattttgaCGAAATTGGAACAGCTACATTATTTTTGTCGGGGTATTAGAATGGTTTTTATAATACTTGTGCCTGaattttgaaactatttttattgtattggTGATAAATGGAGgaaaattatttcagaaaatgggggaaaaatgaagaaaaatgggGGAGGAAAAACGAAGAGAAAAATAgggaggaaaaagaagaaaaaaaccgGTAATTACCTCTACTAGTGTCGAGGAAGGGGTGACGCCGAGGGACGACGCAGGGAGGCAAGAGGTCggggaaagagagagaggacgAGAGTAATGGAGAGTAAGGGAGAGAAAGGgagaagggaaagaaaaaatctgctaattgttgtatatatattgatttttataacgGGCTTTAGAACGGACATTGTTTATAAAATCGTTCCAATAACCAAAACGACGTCGTTTCAATTGATGagcatttttaataataaccattcctaaaaataaaatcgatgttATTTAATCGAAGAACGACGTCATTTTGGAGcatttttaacaaaaccgttcttatttttaaaaaaatcgttcctaattgtgtgccaaaattattttcctaaaaaaattaaaaaaataaaaaatataggaaaaatcaTCCTAAACatgttaatgataaaaaaaaaagtaaaccataaattaattaaggtcattggaaacatataatagctttgaattaaattgatacatgatcaagtatatttgtacatatataagCTTGTTAGTCTTACATAGATGTAAGTAGCATCTTATATTGTATTGGATCACCTAATCAGACcgctaaaattttaatcagactattggatattattaaatcgacAAAATTTATTCGATGAAGTTTTGAACATTTTTGGATACTGAGATATCGTATCTATACACAATCGACGAGGCTAAAAATGATGCAACTGTCCATCGGACTATGTGATTTTAGATCAGACCACTGGATATGTTCACATATGGAAAGTATTATTATGCATTTAAGTTTGGAATTAATCAGGGTTcggatgttgagatatcgTGATCGGAAAGTGAACAAGGATTCTATTGACatattttggaacggttttggAACTCCTTTAGGAATGATTTTCTTAAAGTCATTTta
The nucleotide sequence above comes from Sesamum indicum cultivar Zhongzhi No. 13 linkage group LG11, S_indicum_v1.0, whole genome shotgun sequence. Encoded proteins:
- the LOC105173197 gene encoding RING-H2 finger protein ATL5, producing MLGSGMNLITTIIGFAMSATFIVFVCTRLICRRLRLMEAQQMLEIDSRIDLELAENHANGLEPVGIAAIPTMKFDIEAFSSTEDAQCSICLAEYQEKEVLRIMPNCGHSFHLSCIDTWLRRRSTCPVCRLSVQDAAEVKHVRAATLMAAHLFDSSETTFEHSQQWLLPTSERAEGNGADQTHTDSISVVVDSGVPVGGGFSRSS